The genome window TGACCATTTTTCTGTGCCTTTTGATATGGTATCCGGCGCCGTATTATTTGAACTGACACCAGACGCTTAACAAGGGCCGGAAGAAGGAAAACTGCCATGAAATATTTATGCTTAGTCTACAGCGATGAAAAGCTGCTGCATTCACTGCCCGAAAGCCCAAAAGACGAAGAATGTTTTGCTTACGCAGCCAGTGTGCAAAACAGTGGCCGTATGCTGGCCGCCGAAGCGCTTCAACCTATAGACACAGCCACCACTGTAAGGGTTCGCGCTGGAAAAACTTTGTTAACCGATGGCCCTTTTGCCGAGACCAAAGAACAACTGGCTGGTTTTTATCTGGTGGAAGCCAAAGATTTAAACGAAGCGATACAGCTTGCTGCCGGTATTCCGGCTGCTCGTGTTGGTTCTGTTGAAGTACGGCCTATACGGCAACTGGAGGTGTAACATGAGATTTATGCTACTGATGATCCCTAAAGGTTATGAAAGCGCAGCACCAGGCGCTATGCCAGAAGCTGCAGCTGTAGAAGTGATGATGGACTACAACAGAAAGCTGCAGGAAGCAGGTATTTTGATGAGCTGTGAAGGCTTGCATCCGCCGTCTATGGGAGC of Rheinheimera sp. MM224 contains these proteins:
- a CDS encoding YciI family protein; protein product: MKYLCLVYSDEKLLHSLPESPKDEECFAYAASVQNSGRMLAAEALQPIDTATTVRVRAGKTLLTDGPFAETKEQLAGFYLVEAKDLNEAIQLAAGIPAARVGSVEVRPIRQLEV